The DNA segment ATGCATCGCAAAGGATTGGAATGCGTCGGCTTTTTGCCTGTTTAATGGTTCTGCTAACCGTTTGTTGCTTTGCGCAGCAACCGTTGATGGACCTACGCAGCGATGACGGAATGGTCTTTGATGAAAGCGTGAACTATGACCTTGGCGATACCGAAGCGGAACTAGCCAAATTTAAGAAACAGGCACTGCAAAGCATTTCGCTAACGACCGGTTTTCTTGCCGACACGGGCGATGGCGGGCTGAGCAGTTCTTATTTGGATGCGTCGATTGGAAGTGGGATCCCCTTGGGGAGTCTGGACAATATTCTAGGCATAACGCCTCGTTTCCGAATCGATTGGATCGACGCCGATCCGTCGATCGATATTCCCAGCCAGCTATATCAGTTCGAGCTTCAGTTCTTTTATCGACGAGTCATTCACGAACGGCTTTCGGCGATCGTCGTCTTCAGCCCCTCCATTCGCAGTGATTTGACGACCAGCGACAACGCTTTCCGAATCTTCGCCCTGGGGCTATTGAATTGGGAGTGTGTGCCCGACCGTCTGACCCTTTCCGGCGGGGCCGTTGTGTTGGGGCGTGCCGATCTTCCTGTGTTGCCAGCAATCGGGCTTACTTGGACTCCCAGTCGTGTTGTCCAGTTGGATTTGCGTTTCCCCAGTTCAATGCTCGCCTACCGTTTCGCCAAAGATGGCCGCCGCAGCGAAAAGTGGGCTTATGGATCGATTGGCCTGGGGGGAAACACCTGGGCCGTTACGCGGCAGTCTTTTCAACCGGACGAGCTGTCGACGCGTGACATTCGCCTGACGCTAGGAATCGAAAAACGGTTGGATGGCGGCGGCGGTTGGTTTGCCGAGACTGGTTATGCTTTCGATCGACGTTTAGAGTACGAAAGCGACGGATCGGAACTGAATCTTGGCGATGCACTGTTCTGTACCGCTGGCTGGCGGTACTAACGTTTGAGAGGCTTGGGCGTTAGAAGCCTTCGCGTTCGTTTGGCGGTAGCTCGGCAACCATCATCGCTTGATCAAGCGGATCCAGTCCCAGGGCGTATTGCATTTCCGCTAATGCGACAAACCAAGCTCGCTGCGATTCGACAAGTTTGATTTTCGTTTCGTTTGCTTTGGTTTCAACCAAGTTAAGGTAGATCAAATCTGCCTTGCCTCTTTCAAATGCGAAACGATACAGCTCAAGCGTCTTGGTCGCTGCACGTAACGAAATATCGGCCTGCTCAACGACCTGTTGGGAAAGGACCAACGCGTTGTGCGCGGTTCTCAGTTCGGCTCCGATTTTGTCTTGAACCAGTCTCAGTTTTTCATTCAGTTGAACAATCTTCGCCGACGTTGATTGAATCTTGCCGCGTGCCTTGCGGCGTTGAATGGGTATCTCGCTCTGAAAACCAATCACTAGCTCGAATTCACTTTTGTCATCTGATTTAGTCGCCGGTGGTCCGATATCCTGCGACGCTTCGGCGACGAAATCGAATTGTGGCAGCATGTCGTTGCGAGCCAGTTGAGAATCGAGTTCCGTTTGCCGCAACGCGAACCGTATTAGCTCGGTCTCGGGACGCCGAGAAATCGCTGCCGCATAATCACTTGCGAAACTGTTCAGGTCGGGGCGTTCGATGAGCGGAAAGTGTTTCGGGATCCAGCGATCATCAGGCAACATTGGCTGACCGTTTTCATCGCGTAAAAAGAGACTTAGTTTAAAAGATGTCTCGCGGTACTTCTGTTCGGTTTCCAATCGCTTTGCACGGCGCTCCGCAATCAGTTGCTGGTTAAGAATCAAGTCGATTTCTGCAAATTTGCCTGCGTCGACACCCACCTTGAACTGTTCGCCTCGTTCTTCCGCCAAGTCAAGTAACTCGGTCTGTGCTCGTA comes from the Roseimaritima multifibrata genome and includes:
- a CDS encoding DUF6268 family outer membrane beta-barrel protein, translating into MRRLFACLMVLLTVCCFAQQPLMDLRSDDGMVFDESVNYDLGDTEAELAKFKKQALQSISLTTGFLADTGDGGLSSSYLDASIGSGIPLGSLDNILGITPRFRIDWIDADPSIDIPSQLYQFELQFFYRRVIHERLSAIVVFSPSIRSDLTTSDNAFRIFALGLLNWECVPDRLTLSGGAVVLGRADLPVLPAIGLTWTPSRVVQLDLRFPSSMLAYRFAKDGRRSEKWAYGSIGLGGNTWAVTRQSFQPDELSTRDIRLTLGIEKRLDGGGGWFAETGYAFDRRLEYESDGSELNLGDALFCTAGWRY
- a CDS encoding TolC family protein, with the translated sequence MFILLALCCHNASGQAIDNDASGSFSQFLSEIEHQEEFQSSLSKQLAKKSDEGSTVTAAEELPLGELAKSEQAEEPSDDSDMLTLADVVASLYRSYPEITRIRQESRVADGQLLSAYGAYDTKLDAHSLSEPTGFYRNYRQGIGVARQTWWGGYLAAGYRIGRGSFQPWYKERQTDEAGEFKLGFSKPLLRGRAIDAQRVAVFQASLARQAAQPLVRKTILDSSLDAAAIYWQWVAAGAVLRAQTELLDLAEERGEQFKVGVDAGKFAEIDLILNQQLIAERRAKRLETEQKYRETSFKLSLFLRDENGQPMLPDDRWIPKHFPLIERPDLNSFASDYAAAISRRPETELIRFALRQTELDSQLARNDMLPQFDFVAEASQDIGPPATKSDDKSEFELVIGFQSEIPIQRRKARGKIQSTSAKIVQLNEKLRLVQDKIGAELRTAHNALVLSQQVVEQADISLRAATKTLELYRFAFERGKADLIYLNLVETKANETKIKLVESQRAWFVALAEMQYALGLDPLDQAMMVAELPPNEREGF